The following are from one region of the Candidatus Omnitrophota bacterium genome:
- a CDS encoding Rrf2 family transcriptional regulator → MPALLKISDAVSLAFHTMGVLAEHADACLSTKDIAEQLLVSEHHLQKVHQRLAKMGLIRAIRGPKGGFQLNKPAEKITLLEIYEAIDGPLTPSQCFLGRPKCSRENCILGQMNDQVNELVMNYFQKVTIDKLNSADLAKIIKKSMKNR, encoded by the coding sequence ATGCCCGCTTTATTGAAAATTTCCGACGCCGTCTCGCTCGCCTTTCATACGATGGGCGTTCTGGCCGAACATGCGGATGCCTGCCTCAGCACCAAGGATATTGCGGAGCAGCTTCTCGTTTCCGAGCATCATTTGCAAAAAGTGCATCAACGCTTGGCGAAAATGGGATTGATTCGCGCCATTCGCGGTCCCAAAGGTGGATTTCAATTGAACAAACCAGCGGAGAAGATCACCTTATTGGAAATTTACGAGGCGATCGATGGTCCGTTGACGCCAAGCCAGTGTTTTCTGGGACGGCCAAAATGCTCCCGCGAGAATTGCATTCTCGGCCAGATGAACGACCAAGTGAATGAATTGGTAATGAATTATTTCCAGAAAGTAACCATCGATAAATTGAATTCCGCCGATCTTGCTAAGATCATTAAAAAATCAATGAAAAATCGATAA
- a CDS encoding 4Fe-4S dicluster domain-containing protein — protein sequence MVNQSQKIGGQPSKNPSAAKPFERRSFIKMGALSALFAGGLGAALEPLRHFENDADLEAFVQQQYERLTPEKMDAILRRIEKEMKEQYGVEASVSDPKPLPGVQYAYALNIGRCIGCRRCVHACVGENNSSRNPEIQYIRVLEMPNGTLDVEKSDHYYQPETVPAEGKYYMPVQCHQCDNPPCVKACPVRATWKEQDGVVVVDYNWCIGCRYCEAACPYWARRFNFTKPSIPKEEINTEMAYLGNRIRPKGTMEKCTFCLGRVRKGLNPKCMEACPTGARQFGNMLDSDSTIRHILREKRVYIFKEEAGTLPRFYYWFDK from the coding sequence ATGGTGAATCAATCGCAAAAAATCGGCGGCCAACCATCAAAGAATCCCTCGGCGGCCAAGCCATTCGAGCGCCGCAGTTTTATTAAGATGGGCGCTCTCAGCGCTCTGTTTGCAGGAGGTTTGGGCGCGGCGTTGGAACCTCTGCGCCATTTCGAAAACGACGCAGACCTCGAAGCCTTCGTCCAGCAGCAATACGAGCGATTGACGCCGGAAAAAATGGACGCCATCCTCCGGCGGATCGAAAAAGAGATGAAAGAACAGTACGGCGTGGAGGCGAGCGTCTCGGATCCCAAACCGCTTCCCGGAGTTCAATACGCTTACGCGCTTAACATTGGGCGCTGCATAGGCTGCCGCCGCTGCGTTCACGCCTGCGTGGGCGAAAACAATTCATCGCGCAATCCCGAAATCCAATATATCCGGGTTTTGGAAATGCCCAACGGTACGTTGGACGTTGAAAAATCCGATCATTACTACCAGCCGGAGACCGTGCCCGCCGAGGGGAAATACTATATGCCGGTGCAATGCCACCAATGCGACAATCCGCCTTGCGTTAAAGCCTGTCCGGTTCGAGCCACCTGGAAGGAACAGGACGGCGTCGTCGTAGTGGATTACAACTGGTGCATCGGATGCCGCTATTGCGAAGCCGCCTGCCCCTATTGGGCGCGCCGCTTCAATTTCACTAAACCCTCGATTCCCAAAGAGGAAATCAATACGGAAATGGCTTATCTGGGAAACCGCATCCGGCCTAAAGGAACGATGGAAAAATGCACCTTCTGTTTAGGCCGCGTGAGAAAAGGCTTGAATCCTAAATGTATGGAAGCGTGTCCAACGGGAGCGCGCCAGTTTGGAAATATGTTGGACTCCGACAGTACAATCCGGCATATTCTGCGCGAAAAGCGGGTCTATATCTTTAAGGAAGAGGCAGGGACGCTGCCCCGATTCTATTACTGGTTCGATAAATGA